One Stenotrophomonas maltophilia R551-3 genomic window, GCCAGTACTACGATGTGGAAAGCGGACTCTGGTACAACGGCTTCCGCGACTATGACGCGAGCATCGGCCGGTATGTGCAGAGTGATCCGATCGGGTTGGCAGGGGGACTGAATACCTACGCGTACGCCGAAGGAAACCCAGTCACCGGGTTCGATCCATTGGGTCTCTGCAAGACGGATTATGTCGGAGCAATCCTGGGAGCAGCCGATATGGCGGCTGGCGTCGGTGCAATAACTGCGGGTAGTGCTGACTCCATCATTGCAGCGGTCGCAGGAAGCGAAGATGGCGGACTCGTTGGTTTGACGGTGGCGGCAATGGGCTTGGCCACCTTCCACGATGGAGCCAACAACCTGGCGACCGCGTTTGACGGGAAAGAGAGGACACCGGCTTTGGAAAAAGTGGGCGGATCACTATTGGGATGGCAGGGAGCCCAGATAGGTCGCTACGTGAGTAACTTCAATACAATCACCAGTCTAAGCAAAGGAATTCGAAGTGTTCTGAAAGGAACCGCTAAGCTGTCGGATGCGCACGAAATCGCCAAGGGCATCAAAGAAAATGGCGGCGGACCTGCATCTCCTTGTGACTGTGGTGGGAAATAGATGAAATGAAGATTATCTACTGGCTTGGCATCGCGTTCCTGTGGATGCTTCCATTGAACGTCCTGTTGCTGACGGCCGGCAAGCTGATGTCGGGTGGCACGCTTGGAGAAGAAGAGCTCGTTGGCTTCGGTGTGGCAGTGTTCGGTGCAGCGGCGGGCACGATCCTCTATCGCCGTCGCCCACGGTAGAGATTGCTCGACTGAAAGTGGAACGAAGTCGAGCAAGCGATATCGTCGAGCAGCTCGGCGTCACCCCCCAAACAACTTCTGCGCACTCTGGAACAGAATCCAGCTGGTCGCGATGAACTTGTCTCCACCTTGCGGCCTGTTGCCACGATGGGTGTGGGTGAACGCAGTCGGCGCGATCAGCAAGCTGCCGGTACGAGGTGCGATCTTCCGCCCCTGGAACAGGAACTCGGTTTCGCCCTCTTCGAAGTCGTCGTTGAGGTACAGCGTCCACAGCACATGCCGGTGCAGGGTCTCGGCCTGCGCATCCTTCGGGTACAGCTCGCAGTGCCAGTACGGGTAGCCGCCCTCGCCCGCCGCATACCACTGCAGGTTGATCGCGCCCGGGCGCAGGCAGGTGCGGGCCAGATCGGCCAGCTGCTGCTGCGGCATGTCGGGGAAGTCCTCGGCAGACAGGCGTCGCGGTTGGCCGTTGCTGTCCTGGATCTGCAACATCAGCGGCGCAATCAACGCCTGTGGATAACGGCGTAGATAAGTCAGCAGGCCATTGAACACCGCGATCTGCAGCTGCTGATCGACATCCTGCCAGCCGCCCAGGCCACTGATGCGCAGATCCTTGCTGTGCTTGAGTTCCGGGAACACACCACTGCCCACCGCACCGGGCTGCAGGCCACGCGTAGCGCGCAGGCGCTCAACGATGGCCGCGCAGACCTCGCTGGGGACGGCGTTGTGGATGACTTCGATGAAATCGACCGGGCCCTGCTCGTGCATGCGTGCATTCCTTAGGCGGCAATGGCTTGATGGTGCCGTTTGCCGCCCTCGGTGTCACCCTACGGTCATGTCATCGTTCTGCCATGACCGTTGTCGGGAGACTTGCATCAGCCCCGCGCGTCGTCGTGCGCGTGGTGGTAGCGCACGGCCTCGGCCACTTCCTCGCGCGAGCCGAGGAACACCGGCACGCGCTGGTGCAGCTGGTCGGGCTGGATGTCGAGGATGCGCTCGCGACCGGTCCAGGCAGCGCCACCGGCCTGCTCGACCAGCAGGCCCATCGGGTTGGCTTCGTACATCAGGCGCAGCTTGCCGGCCTTGGACGGATCCTTTTTGTCCCACGGGTAGATGAAGATGCCGCCGCGGGTCAGGATGCGATGCACGTCGGCGACCATGCTGGCGATCCAGCGCATGTTGAAGTTCTTGCCGCGCGCGCCTTCCTTGCCCGCCAGCAGATCGCCGACGTACGCCTGCATCGGCGCTTCCCAGTGACGCTGGTTGGACATGTTGATGGCGAATTCCTGGGTGGCCGCCGGAATCTGCATGTTCTCGGTGGTCAGCACGAACTCACCCTTCTCGCGATCCAGGGTGAAGGCGTGGGTACCGTGGCCGACGGTCAGCACCAGCTGCGTGCTGGGCCCGTAGATGCAGTAGCCGGCGGCGATCTGCTTGCTGCCCGGCTGCAGGAAGGCGTCATCGCCCGGCAGTTCGACATTGGTCGGGCAGCGCAGCACCGAGAAGATGGTGCCGACGGAGACGTTGACGTCGATGTTGGAGCTGCCATCGAGGGGATCGAACAGCAGCAGGAAGTCACCACGCGGATAGATGTCCGGCACCGGCTGGCTGTGGTCCATTTCTTCCGAAGCACAAGCGGCGAGATGGCCGCCCCAGGCGTTGGCTTCGAGCAGGATCTCGTTGCTGATCACATCCAGCTTCTTCTGCGCTTCGCCCTGCACGTTGCCGGTACCGGCGTCGCCGAGCACGCCACCGAGGGCGCCCTTGCTGACGGCAATGGAGATGCTGGTGCAGGCGCGGGCGACCACGGCGATCAGCTGGCGCAGGTCGGCGTTGATGCGGCCGGCGTGCTGTTCCTGGATCAGGAAGCGGGTCAACGAAGTACGGGACATGAGCGGGCAGGTCTCGGCAGCGGGAAAACGCCTATTGTCGCCCGTATGGCGGGGCCGTGCGTGAGCGCGGGAAGGCGTAATCGTTTCCAGATGCGTTGCGCTCGTGGCGCCTTCCTTTTGTCGAGGCTCACGGGAGGGGGAGGCGATGCAGGACACGCTGCAAGTACGTCCATGTAAGCTCGATGGCGCCATCCATGGCGCCAACGGTCCTGCATCGCCTCCCCCTCCCGCGCGCTTCAGGGTTCGCCGCGAGCGCGGTGGGATGGCAAGAGCAAGAGCAAAAACAAAGGCGCCTTTCGGCGCCTTTGTCTTCAAGCTACTGGAGCGTTGTTTCAGCCCTTGGCGACGGTGGCCACGGCCTTGGCGACGTATTCCAGGTTGTTCTGGTTCAGCGCGGCCACGCAGATGCGGCCGGTGCCGACGGCGTAGATGCCGAACTCGTCGCGCAGGCGCTCGACCTGCTCACGGCTCAGGCCGGAGTAGGAGAACATGCCGGCCTGTTCGTTGATGAAGCCGAACTGCGGGGCACCGGCAGCGGCCAGCTTCTCGACCAGGCCCTGGCGCAGTGCGTGGATGCGCTCGCGCATCTCGGTCAGCTCCTGCTCCCACATCGCGCGCAGTTCCGGGTTGGTCAGCACGCCTGCCACCAGCGCGGCACCATGGGTGGACGGGCTGGAGTAGATGGTGCGGATCACGCGCTTGACCTGCGACTGCACGGCCTTGGCGTCAGCAGCGGTCGGCGCCACCATCGACAGCGCACCCACGCGCTCGCCGTACAGCGAGAACGACTTGGAGTACGAGTTGGCGACGATGAAGCTGTCGATGCCGGCTTCGGCGATGATGCGCACGGCAGCGCCGTCCTGCTCGATGCCCTTGTCGAAGCCCTGGTAGGCCATGTCGATGAAGGGGAACAGTTGCTTGTCCTTCAGCAGCTGCGCGACCTGCTTCCACTGGGTGACCGTGAGGTCGGCGCCGGTGGGGTTGTGGCAGCAGGCGTGCAGCAGCACCACGGTGCCGGCTTCCAGCTTGCCGAGGTCGGCCAGCAGGCCATCGAAGTTGACGCCATGGGTGGTCGGGTCGAAGTAGGTGTAATCCACCACCTCGAAGCCGGCGGCGCTGAACACGGCGCGATGGTTTTCCCAGCTCGGGTTGCTCAGTGCAACGGTGGCGTGCGGCAGCAGCTTCTTCAGCACATC contains:
- a CDS encoding 2OG-Fe(II) oxygenase produces the protein MHEQGPVDFIEVIHNAVPSEVCAAIVERLRATRGLQPGAVGSGVFPELKHSKDLRISGLGGWQDVDQQLQIAVFNGLLTYLRRYPQALIAPLMLQIQDSNGQPRRLSAEDFPDMPQQQLADLARTCLRPGAINLQWYAAGEGGYPYWHCELYPKDAQAETLHRHVLWTLYLNDDFEEGETEFLFQGRKIAPRTGSLLIAPTAFTHTHRGNRPQGGDKFIATSWILFQSAQKLFGG
- a CDS encoding class 1 fructose-bisphosphatase, translating into MSRTSLTRFLIQEQHAGRINADLRQLIAVVARACTSISIAVSKGALGGVLGDAGTGNVQGEAQKKLDVISNEILLEANAWGGHLAACASEEMDHSQPVPDIYPRGDFLLLFDPLDGSSNIDVNVSVGTIFSVLRCPTNVELPGDDAFLQPGSKQIAAGYCIYGPSTQLVLTVGHGTHAFTLDREKGEFVLTTENMQIPAATQEFAINMSNQRHWEAPMQAYVGDLLAGKEGARGKNFNMRWIASMVADVHRILTRGGIFIYPWDKKDPSKAGKLRLMYEANPMGLLVEQAGGAAWTGRERILDIQPDQLHQRVPVFLGSREEVAEAVRYHHAHDDARG
- a CDS encoding aromatic amino acid transaminase; the encoded protein is MSFFANVELVPGDPILGLTEAYNADSRPTKVNLGVGIYYDESGRIPLLRAVKQIEQQLANEAKPRGYLPIDGLPAYTQATRELVFGKDSPLLAAGRVTTAQTVGGSGALRVGADVLKKLLPHATVALSNPSWENHRAVFSAAGFEVVDYTYFDPTTHGVNFDGLLADLGKLEAGTVVLLHACCHNPTGADLTVTQWKQVAQLLKDKQLFPFIDMAYQGFDKGIEQDGAAVRIIAEAGIDSFIVANSYSKSFSLYGERVGALSMVAPTAADAKAVQSQVKRVIRTIYSSPSTHGAALVAGVLTNPELRAMWEQELTEMRERIHALRQGLVEKLAAAGAPQFGFINEQAGMFSYSGLSREQVERLRDEFGIYAVGTGRICVAALNQNNLEYVAKAVATVAKG